The Pieris brassicae chromosome 6, ilPieBrab1.1, whole genome shotgun sequence genome window below encodes:
- the LOC123710642 gene encoding uncharacterized protein LOC123710642 — translation MEKWYQYLADPIAGHRTVEAIRPVLSNWANRKSGALTFRLVQVLTGHGCVGRYLHDIVRQIPTPSCLECGADDDTAQHTLEDCPQWSQLRHNLCFVVGNNLALPCVVEKMVGSDEVWNAVVSFCEHVMLQKETAERERENKGVNRRRYAHLLPPM, via the coding sequence ATGGAGAAATGGTACCAATATTTAGCTGACCCAATAGCGGGGCATAGAACGGTGGAGGCTATTCGTCCAGTACTTAGTAACTGGGCAAACAGAAAAAGTGGTGCTCTTACCTTTCGGCTTGTGCAGGTGTTGACAGGACATGGATGTGTTGGGCGATACTTGCATGACATCGTGCGGCAGATACCAACACCGAGCTGCTTGGAGTGTGGCGCAGATGATGACACTGCACAGCATACGTTGGAGGATTGTCCGCAGTGGTCTCAGCTGCGTCACAATCTTTGTTTTGTGGTGGGTAATAACCTTGCTTTGCCTTGTGTTGTGGAAAAAATGGTCGGCAGTGACGAAGTTTGGAATGCTGTAGTATCCTTCTGTGAGCATGTTATGCTACAGAAAGAGACAGCAGAACGAGAGAGGGAGAACAAGGGAGTAAATAGGAGAAGATATGCCCATCTCCTACCTCCTATGTAA